A portion of the Agrobacterium tumefaciens genome contains these proteins:
- a CDS encoding phosphatase PAP2 family protein produces MAKLKMSSFPFARSALLASVALLVLVPNARAFERTQPAGQGFAITVPEPAARYPLPLSDTYRNQTGKSAKGEDVRAYDDRDNPVIEILSGFNRIWTLGDEKWADGGANGDGPADFSHVRAVNPAVWQENMRYVLSVTGENRTPAAALNAYMKDRRSQGYSMIDGMGPLAPWYREGAGATTTINHTLADFDPNEVITRKEEDKGTEAGAADSELKDVVALMKVMRGPEGTTSPAKYFYSTPRPWRMNAKGEVIETGTETIGDRKFETYETDPGVIVPALKYARENRGRGKDGGFPSGHTNAAYLAAITYAYVVPERFSELLTAASELGESRIVAGMHSPVDVIGGRITATAIAAAILQDPKNADLKKTAHDELQAYFAKRLPAGQSLIDFAHSAKPDLDPFADAATNEADYRRRMTMSFSRDKTVGDAPMVVPKGAEVLLETRLPYLDAAQRRAVLFSTGIEAGYPLLDDSNGWGRINLVAAAAGYGAFNGDVDVTMDAAAGGFNAADRWTNDIAGAGRLVKSGSGALTLTGANSYSGGTVLQDGTLVASSTNALGTGGVLVSGGTLLLNGDSDIVIGGDYAQTGGTLALDPQKAPLRVKGNATLDGATLRLAFDGAAPAVGTRFNVIAADGLTGTFAAIDAGNVKVRPVYTGSSLSVVVE; encoded by the coding sequence ATGGCTAAACTGAAGATGTCGTCTTTTCCGTTCGCGCGGTCGGCCTTGCTTGCCTCCGTCGCATTGCTGGTTCTTGTCCCGAACGCACGGGCATTCGAGCGCACTCAACCCGCAGGTCAGGGTTTTGCCATTACGGTACCCGAACCCGCAGCAAGATATCCGCTGCCGCTTTCCGACACCTATCGCAACCAGACTGGCAAGAGTGCCAAGGGCGAAGACGTCCGTGCCTATGACGACCGCGACAATCCCGTCATCGAAATCCTCTCGGGTTTTAATCGCATCTGGACGCTGGGCGATGAAAAATGGGCGGATGGCGGCGCCAATGGCGACGGTCCTGCCGATTTCAGCCATGTGAGGGCCGTCAATCCCGCTGTGTGGCAGGAAAACATGCGTTACGTGCTTTCCGTAACCGGTGAGAACCGCACCCCCGCCGCGGCCTTGAACGCCTATATGAAAGACCGTCGCTCGCAGGGTTACAGCATGATCGACGGCATGGGGCCGCTTGCTCCGTGGTATCGCGAAGGCGCGGGCGCGACGACGACCATCAACCACACCCTGGCGGATTTCGACCCGAACGAGGTCATCACGCGCAAGGAAGAGGACAAGGGCACCGAGGCTGGAGCGGCCGATTCCGAGTTGAAGGATGTCGTGGCCCTCATGAAGGTAATGCGTGGCCCGGAAGGCACGACGTCGCCAGCGAAATATTTCTATTCCACGCCGCGCCCATGGCGCATGAATGCCAAGGGCGAGGTGATAGAGACAGGCACCGAGACCATCGGCGACCGCAAGTTTGAAACTTACGAAACCGATCCCGGCGTCATTGTGCCCGCGCTCAAATATGCGCGCGAGAACCGTGGACGCGGCAAGGATGGCGGCTTTCCGAGCGGTCACACCAATGCCGCCTATCTCGCTGCCATCACTTATGCTTACGTTGTGCCGGAGCGGTTTTCCGAATTGCTGACTGCCGCTTCCGAGCTCGGCGAAAGCCGTATCGTTGCAGGGATGCATTCGCCAGTCGACGTGATCGGCGGCCGCATTACGGCCACCGCGATAGCCGCCGCTATTCTGCAGGATCCGAAAAATGCCGATCTCAAGAAGACCGCGCATGATGAATTGCAGGCCTATTTTGCCAAACGCTTACCAGCGGGACAGTCCCTGATCGACTTTGCCCATAGCGCGAAACCGGATCTAGACCCTTTTGCCGATGCGGCGACCAACGAGGCTGATTATCGCCGGCGTATGACCATGTCCTTCAGCCGCGACAAAACCGTTGGCGATGCGCCCATGGTGGTGCCGAAGGGTGCCGAGGTTCTGCTGGAGACACGCCTGCCTTATCTCGATGCCGCGCAACGCCGCGCCGTCCTGTTCTCCACCGGTATCGAGGCCGGTTATCCGCTGCTTGACGACAGCAATGGCTGGGGCCGGATTAATCTGGTGGCCGCCGCTGCCGGTTACGGTGCCTTTAACGGCGATGTCGACGTGACGATGGATGCTGCAGCCGGCGGGTTCAATGCGGCTGACCGCTGGACGAACGATATTGCCGGGGCAGGGCGTCTCGTCAAATCAGGCAGTGGTGCGCTCACGCTCACCGGCGCCAACAGCTATAGCGGCGGCACCGTCTTGCAGGACGGAACGCTTGTGGCATCCTCCACCAACGCGCTTGGTACAGGCGGCGTGCTTGTCTCCGGCGGAACGCTTTTGCTGAACGGCGACAGTGACATCGTCATTGGCGGCGATTATGCCCAGACGGGCGGCACGCTGGCGCTTGATCCGCAAAAGGCTCCGCTGCGGGTCAAGGGCAACGCGACGCTTGATGGCGCAACCCTGCGGCTCGCCTTCGATGGGGCCGCACCCGCTGTCGGCACGCGCTTCAACGTCATCGCCGCAGACGGCCTGACTGGCACCTTCGCTGCGATCGACGCGGGCAATGTGAAGGTGCGGCCGGTTTATACCGGCTCGTCGCTGTCCGTGGTGGTCGAATAG
- the bglB gene encoding beta-galactosidase BglB produces the protein MNQQSIEKDTLRTTIDSVAAAFSRLKGIQEGLASGSSDGKIQFDEWDWEVGVGLYGFLRRALAANDQKALDDLVTWYGWQIDRGLPPRQINSSAPMLPLVILTEHVDRPDFRALVEDWADWLVHKLPKTEDGGFQHVVKERLNEGELWDDTLFMACLFLARAGVVCKRQDWIDEAVYQFMIHARYLSDPVTGLWYHGWTFIGRHNFAHAFWARGNSWITVAIPELFELVPTLAEKDKRFLANVLASQVRSLRQYQREDGMFHTLLDDPTSPVETSATAGIAYGILRGIEAGILGEENRAHAERALKAVLGNIDDEGVVHGVSDGTPMGHDLDFYRRIPNLPTPYGQALTMLLLIDVFLKRPQAS, from the coding sequence ATGAACCAGCAAAGCATCGAGAAAGACACTCTCAGAACGACGATCGACAGCGTCGCCGCCGCCTTCAGCCGCCTCAAGGGCATACAGGAAGGCCTGGCAAGCGGCAGTTCCGACGGCAAGATCCAGTTCGATGAATGGGATTGGGAAGTGGGCGTTGGCCTTTACGGCTTCCTGCGCCGGGCACTTGCCGCGAACGACCAGAAAGCTCTGGACGATCTCGTGACCTGGTACGGCTGGCAGATCGATCGTGGCCTGCCGCCACGCCAGATCAACAGTTCCGCGCCAATGCTGCCGCTCGTCATCCTCACCGAACATGTCGACCGGCCGGATTTCCGGGCGCTGGTGGAAGACTGGGCCGACTGGCTTGTGCACAAATTGCCGAAAACCGAAGATGGCGGCTTCCAGCACGTGGTCAAGGAACGGCTTAACGAGGGTGAACTCTGGGACGACACGCTGTTCATGGCTTGTCTGTTCCTTGCCCGCGCCGGTGTGGTCTGCAAACGCCAGGACTGGATCGATGAGGCAGTCTACCAGTTCATGATCCATGCGCGTTACCTGTCAGACCCCGTGACCGGGCTGTGGTATCACGGCTGGACCTTCATCGGACGCCACAATTTTGCGCATGCCTTCTGGGCGCGCGGCAATTCGTGGATCACCGTTGCAATCCCCGAACTCTTCGAACTGGTGCCGACGCTTGCCGAAAAGGACAAACGTTTCCTCGCCAATGTGCTTGCAAGCCAGGTGCGTTCGCTGCGCCAGTATCAGCGCGAGGATGGCATGTTCCACACGCTCCTCGACGATCCGACTTCGCCGGTCGAGACGTCGGCAACCGCTGGCATCGCCTATGGCATTCTGCGCGGCATCGAGGCAGGTATTCTCGGCGAAGAAAACCGCGCCCATGCCGAGCGGGCGCTGAAGGCGGTGCTGGGCAATATCGATGATGAAGGCGTCGTGCACGGTGTGTCGGACGGAACGCCCATGGGCCACGACCTCGATTTCTACCGCCGCATTCCCAATTTGCCGACACCCTATGGGCAGGCGCTGACGATGCTGCTGCTGATCGACGTCTTTCTGAAGAGGCCGCAGGCATCATGA
- a CDS encoding ABC transporter permease gives MRGVLRDRRAQLLVLLAPGVGYLLIFFGGPLLSALIGSFRQDDGSFTLMFYERIFTRPSMIRGLTTSIYYGVMPVMVSLAASVPLALLIRKSFLGRKLFSGLYKLPMAVPGIIVGLMVIVVFERGGFLDRLVAPLGRELPKLVRDDWGIGVILASVWKQIPFMTLIITSAFAAIPEDIRYASRTLGASRLKTFLFVEVPLAMPGITAAILLTFIGSMGSYAIPDIVGPPTARPLSVLMVTEFNQGRFNQVYAMGMVLSLFAVSVLLLYYSLTSRIGPGQTRGDA, from the coding sequence ATGCGCGGGGTGCTTCGCGACAGGCGCGCCCAGCTGCTGGTCCTGCTTGCGCCGGGGGTGGGTTATTTGCTGATCTTCTTCGGCGGTCCGCTGCTTTCGGCACTGATCGGCAGCTTCAGGCAGGACGATGGCAGCTTCACGCTGATGTTCTACGAGCGGATCTTCACACGTCCGTCGATGATCCGCGGCCTGACGACGTCCATCTATTACGGTGTCATGCCGGTGATGGTGTCGCTTGCGGCTTCGGTGCCGCTGGCGCTTCTGATCCGCAAGAGCTTTCTCGGCCGCAAGCTGTTCAGCGGCCTTTACAAGCTGCCGATGGCGGTGCCGGGCATCATCGTCGGCCTGATGGTGATCGTCGTTTTCGAAAGGGGCGGTTTTCTCGACCGGCTGGTCGCGCCGCTCGGGCGTGAATTGCCCAAACTCGTGCGTGACGACTGGGGCATTGGCGTCATTCTCGCCAGTGTCTGGAAGCAGATACCCTTCATGACGCTGATCATCACCAGTGCCTTTGCCGCCATTCCGGAGGACATCCGTTACGCGTCGCGCACGCTCGGCGCCTCGAGGCTGAAGACCTTTCTATTCGTCGAAGTTCCGCTTGCCATGCCCGGCATCACCGCCGCCATCCTTCTTACCTTCATCGGCTCCATGGGCTCCTACGCCATTCCCGATATTGTCGGTCCGCCTACTGCCCGGCCGCTTTCGGTTCTCATGGTCACGGAGTTCAATCAGGGGCGGTTCAATCAGGTCTATGCCATGGGCATGGTGCTGAGCCTCTTCGCGGTCTCCGTCCTGCTTCTGTATTACTCCCTGACATCCCGCATCGGCCCCGGCCAAACCCGAGGAGACGCATAA
- the pglB gene encoding polygalacturonase PglB: MSAHTNITIAAEERDATADIQQAIDTASAAGGGVVSLLAGRHVSGGLHLRSDVELHLAQDAVLAPISDYDAFAHTSVSVIAEDSDRGMIVAKGASNIAVTGPGRIEAGGENFIIGDDEAMGTYVPAKKRPRVMVLESCRDVRLENLVVSGSPMWTLHMVDCEDLSFRNIRVENDRRLPNTDGIVLDACRRALIEDCSISTADDGICLKTSAGPDGKAVGACADITVRRCTVSSMSCALKLGTESFGDFTDVAFEDCKVIASNRGIGLFSRDGGAMRNIRFSRIEAECHETPGGFWGSGEAVTVTVVDRRPERQAGKVENLVVEDLSGSMEGAINLVATSSAGIHNVTLARISLSQQPGKLGTGLQYDLRPTNADIAPSPEAAGRANAWTRSADGRIVGLEDYPGGMPAVYLSGVHGFSARDVAIGRTMPLPEGWNAKEIVAETTLPEGSR; this comes from the coding sequence ATGAGTGCTCACACCAATATCACCATAGCCGCCGAGGAACGTGACGCCACTGCCGATATCCAGCAGGCAATAGATACAGCATCGGCTGCAGGCGGCGGCGTCGTGTCGCTCTTGGCCGGACGGCATGTCAGCGGCGGCCTTCATCTTAGAAGCGACGTGGAACTTCACCTTGCACAAGACGCGGTGCTTGCGCCGATTTCCGACTACGACGCCTTTGCCCATACGTCCGTTTCTGTCATCGCCGAGGATTCCGATCGCGGCATGATCGTCGCAAAGGGCGCGAGCAACATCGCCGTCACCGGCCCCGGCCGTATCGAGGCTGGCGGTGAGAACTTCATCATCGGTGACGACGAAGCCATGGGAACCTATGTGCCCGCGAAAAAGAGGCCGCGTGTCATGGTTCTGGAATCCTGCCGCGACGTTCGCCTTGAAAACCTCGTCGTCAGCGGTTCGCCAATGTGGACCCTGCACATGGTCGATTGCGAAGATCTGAGTTTCCGCAACATCCGTGTCGAAAACGATCGCCGCCTGCCCAACACCGACGGCATCGTGCTGGATGCCTGCCGGCGCGCACTGATCGAGGATTGCTCCATCTCCACCGCCGATGACGGTATCTGCCTGAAGACCAGCGCCGGACCGGATGGCAAGGCTGTTGGCGCCTGCGCCGATATCACGGTTCGCCGCTGCACTGTCTCAAGCATGAGCTGCGCCTTGAAGCTCGGCACGGAATCCTTCGGCGATTTCACCGATGTGGCGTTCGAGGACTGCAAAGTCATCGCATCCAATCGCGGCATCGGCCTTTTCTCCCGCGATGGCGGCGCCATGCGCAATATCCGCTTTTCGCGGATCGAGGCGGAGTGCCACGAAACGCCGGGCGGGTTCTGGGGATCGGGCGAAGCCGTGACTGTCACCGTGGTAGACCGCCGGCCGGAACGTCAGGCCGGTAAGGTTGAAAACCTTGTGGTGGAAGACCTGAGCGGCTCGATGGAAGGGGCGATAAACCTCGTCGCCACCTCGAGCGCCGGCATCCACAATGTCACGCTCGCGCGCATTTCGCTGTCGCAGCAGCCCGGCAAACTCGGCACCGGCCTGCAATATGATCTTCGCCCTACCAATGCGGACATTGCGCCAAGTCCGGAGGCTGCCGGCCGCGCCAATGCCTGGACACGCAGCGCCGACGGCAGGATCGTCGGACTTGAAGATTACCCCGGCGGCATGCCTGCGGTCTATCTGTCCGGCGTTCACGGATTTTCTGCGCGCGACGTTGCCATTGGAAGAACGATGCCCTTACCCGAGGGCTGGAATGCAAAAGAGATCGTCGCAGAGACGACCTTGCCCGAAGGGAGCAGGTAA
- a CDS encoding ABC transporter substrate-binding protein yields MSMKFIAIAALALATTVAPCLAADTNMKNLDFDLSKVTRENFYDIVVPAAKAEGTVTMYNFAGSFADTWKELITRFEAKYGIKVTYSDVKGDQANQQLIAVQAAGQDSPVDAYFAGGGGYPLLSSKGVVGNIPLTKILPNMANYNPELAETVFGKAHGGSFPLVHLNQTALGYDSAFVKAEDVPKSFDDLLVWAEKNPKRLGVTLPAKGGSGGGFIYSVALNYLTGDCRKQLTDYNQTLQQAEDWAMTSECLTPVWDYYRRLLAVAELTNGNADTLNLINNQQLYMGTVWEDQVMSFLGTKQLPESFRVTLLEKGQVGSGDAIFVPANAKNVASALLLIDMAMSKEFQLWKLENKASRSPRADVTNDLMPKAVQEHVLPQSVYPRLSVPAFWDMSTALAEALDEKVLNQ; encoded by the coding sequence ATGAGCATGAAATTTATTGCGATCGCCGCGCTTGCGCTGGCGACGACGGTAGCGCCTTGCCTTGCGGCGGATACCAACATGAAGAACCTCGACTTCGATCTGTCGAAGGTCACGCGAGAAAATTTCTATGACATCGTCGTTCCCGCTGCCAAAGCGGAAGGCACGGTGACGATGTACAATTTCGCCGGCAGTTTCGCGGATACGTGGAAAGAACTGATCACCCGGTTCGAGGCCAAATATGGCATCAAGGTCACCTATAGCGACGTAAAGGGTGATCAGGCGAACCAGCAGCTCATCGCCGTGCAGGCGGCTGGGCAGGATTCACCCGTCGACGCCTATTTCGCTGGCGGCGGCGGCTATCCGCTTTTGTCTTCCAAGGGCGTCGTCGGCAATATTCCGCTGACGAAGATCTTGCCCAACATGGCCAATTACAATCCGGAACTGGCCGAGACCGTTTTCGGCAAGGCGCATGGCGGCAGCTTCCCTCTTGTGCATCTCAACCAGACCGCACTCGGCTATGATTCCGCCTTCGTGAAAGCCGAAGACGTGCCGAAGAGCTTCGACGATCTTCTCGTTTGGGCTGAAAAGAACCCGAAGCGCCTTGGCGTCACCCTGCCAGCCAAGGGCGGCTCCGGCGGCGGCTTCATCTATTCGGTGGCGCTCAATTATCTCACCGGCGACTGCCGCAAGCAGCTCACAGACTATAATCAGACGCTGCAGCAGGCCGAAGACTGGGCAATGACGTCCGAGTGCCTTACGCCGGTCTGGGATTATTACCGTCGTCTTCTTGCCGTGGCTGAACTGACAAACGGCAACGCCGACACGCTTAACCTGATCAACAACCAGCAGCTCTACATGGGCACCGTCTGGGAAGACCAGGTCATGAGCTTCCTCGGGACCAAGCAGTTGCCGGAGAGCTTCCGCGTCACGCTGCTGGAAAAAGGCCAGGTCGGCTCGGGCGATGCCATTTTCGTGCCGGCAAATGCCAAGAACGTCGCCTCCGCCCTGCTTCTCATCGATATGGCGATGAGCAAGGAGTTCCAGCTCTGGAAGCTGGAGAACAAGGCTTCGCGGTCTCCGCGGGCGGATGTCACCAACGACCTGATGCCCAAAGCCGTACAGGAGCATGTTCTGCCGCAAAGCGTTTATCCGCGCCTGTCGGTTCCCGCGTTCTGGGACATGTCGACGGCCCTTGCCGAAGCGCTCGATGAAAAAGTGCTCAACCAGTAA
- a CDS encoding ROK family transcriptional regulator yields the protein MTTDKTPRQTFDRQPLASENERLILDIVRRHGPIARATITGHTNLTQQSVHRLIEGLLERGLLRTGAPLKGTRGQPSPTIELVPEAAYSLGISINTDSVVICIADFRCMVVVEEKLRMLPSDREMTLAALSLALDRLLADHGIPRERLLGLGFSMSGFFVSEDRAFNAPEPLRDWSLMDLKPILEEKFRLPVWLENNATTGAIGESLRGVGLWCQTFAYLSFNYGFGGGLILGGQPFYGFHGNAGEFSGIFNPDEADRRPALQYLIATLQKHGSEIDSIEALYQHFDPAWPGVEEWLERTMPQVDRLVASLIAVLDPQAIVFGGQLPRALGRMMIERVHMPSQREHRYGIGPQEAKLVLSETEGDSSALGATLLPLRLRYFL from the coding sequence ATGACAACAGATAAGACACCGCGCCAGACCTTCGACCGCCAGCCGCTTGCCAGCGAGAATGAGCGCCTCATTCTCGATATCGTGCGCCGCCACGGCCCCATTGCCCGTGCAACAATTACCGGTCACACGAACCTGACGCAGCAATCCGTGCATCGGTTGATCGAAGGCCTGCTGGAACGCGGCCTTTTGCGTACCGGCGCACCGCTTAAAGGAACGCGTGGCCAGCCGAGCCCGACCATTGAACTGGTGCCTGAGGCGGCCTATTCGCTCGGAATTTCCATCAACACTGACTCCGTGGTGATCTGCATCGCCGATTTCCGCTGCATGGTGGTTGTCGAAGAAAAATTGCGGATGCTTCCCAGCGATCGCGAAATGACGCTTGCCGCACTGTCGCTCGCTCTGGACCGGTTGCTGGCGGACCACGGCATCCCGCGCGAACGCCTGCTCGGCCTCGGCTTTTCCATGTCGGGATTTTTCGTGTCGGAAGATCGGGCGTTCAACGCGCCGGAACCATTGCGCGACTGGTCGCTGATGGACCTGAAACCGATCCTTGAAGAGAAATTCCGTCTACCGGTCTGGCTGGAAAACAACGCAACCACCGGCGCGATCGGCGAAAGCCTTCGCGGTGTGGGACTGTGGTGCCAGACCTTCGCCTATCTATCCTTCAACTATGGTTTCGGCGGCGGTCTCATTCTGGGAGGTCAGCCATTCTACGGTTTTCACGGCAATGCCGGTGAATTCAGCGGCATCTTCAACCCGGATGAAGCCGACAGGCGGCCGGCGCTGCAATATCTGATCGCGACGCTGCAGAAACACGGGAGCGAGATAGATTCGATCGAAGCGCTCTATCAGCATTTTGACCCTGCCTGGCCGGGCGTCGAGGAATGGCTTGAGCGGACCATGCCGCAGGTGGACCGGCTGGTGGCGAGCCTGATTGCGGTTCTCGATCCACAGGCGATCGTCTTTGGTGGACAATTGCCGCGCGCACTCGGCCGGATGATGATCGAACGTGTACACATGCCCTCGCAACGCGAACACCGTTACGGCATCGGCCCGCAGGAAGCAAAACTGGTGCTCAGCGAGACAGAAGGCGATTCCTCGGCACTCGGCGCCACCCTGCTGCCGCTCAGGCTACGTTATTTCCTGTAA
- a CDS encoding ABC transporter permease yields MSAIALEPVTMTRRRTFTPDDRIFVSIGLFTALALAIAVPLALMFLWSIADGWTPPLVVPKDYTTTRWASILGDASLIQAAVNSILIAIVVTFSTAAIALPTAWAMARFPFRLKRLVEIFILAPIIIPGLVVAVGIGQVFLLFGLAYSVTGVILVQIVGTLPLMIRLMTATLETIPDDLIHAARSLGAGTVGIVIHIILPLAVPGLLAGGLMSFIGSFEEFDKSFIVGAPVVQTLPIKLYMYLDPYSMQIPLASIVSFILLLPALVVFIIAGRILRDDLMAAGMGKI; encoded by the coding sequence ATGAGCGCCATTGCCCTCGAACCCGTCACCATGACACGCCGCCGCACCTTCACGCCGGACGACCGGATTTTCGTCTCCATCGGGCTCTTTACCGCGCTGGCGCTCGCTATCGCCGTGCCTCTGGCGCTGATGTTCCTGTGGAGCATTGCCGATGGATGGACGCCGCCTCTGGTAGTGCCGAAGGATTACACCACCACGCGCTGGGCGAGCATTCTTGGCGATGCAAGCCTCATTCAGGCCGCCGTCAACAGCATCCTCATCGCCATCGTCGTGACTTTCTCGACGGCCGCGATCGCACTGCCGACTGCTTGGGCCATGGCCCGTTTTCCCTTCCGGCTGAAACGGCTGGTGGAGATCTTCATTCTGGCCCCCATCATCATTCCGGGGCTGGTCGTCGCTGTCGGGATCGGCCAGGTGTTTCTTCTTTTCGGTCTCGCTTATTCGGTGACCGGGGTCATCCTTGTGCAGATCGTCGGCACGCTGCCGCTGATGATACGGCTGATGACGGCGACGCTAGAAACCATTCCCGACGACCTGATCCATGCCGCCCGTTCGCTCGGCGCGGGAACGGTCGGCATCGTCATCCACATCATCCTGCCGCTTGCGGTGCCCGGCCTTCTGGCCGGTGGCCTGATGTCCTTCATCGGCAGCTTCGAGGAATTCGACAAGTCCTTCATCGTCGGTGCGCCTGTCGTGCAGACGCTGCCGATCAAGCTCTACATGTATCTCGACCCCTATTCGATGCAGATCCCGCTCGCCTCCATCGTCTCCTTCATCCTGCTTCTTCCCGCACTCGTCGTTTTCATCATCGCCGGCCGCATTCTGCGTGACGACCTGATGGCGGCGGGCATGGGGAAAATCTGA
- a CDS encoding ABC transporter ATP-binding protein has translation MSELEISNISKDYGLSRALHPVSITVERGEFVTILGPSGCGKSTLLRILTGISQSSGGEIRLGGKRIDQAPPEARDIAMVFQSYALFPHMSVAKNLGFGLKMKKVPKDERARRIAHALEICNLAGLVDRMPRQLSGGQQQRVALARAIVMQPSLLLFDEPLSNLDAKLRDTLRHELTELHRRIGATSLYVTHDQAEAMAMSDRIVVMNAGRVVEVGTPLELYRAPKHAFTAGFLGQTNLLPVLAEGRQAQLPWGQSVTLDATAAGPAQISVRPENIHISADEAGAGTVSAVSFMGANALYTVEIGGHQIKISQSGAENLIDAGRRVALRFPGSVHLLDDGQAGEAA, from the coding sequence ATGAGTGAACTCGAGATCAGCAATATCAGCAAGGATTACGGTTTGAGCCGGGCGCTTCATCCCGTGTCGATCACTGTCGAGCGGGGCGAATTCGTCACCATTCTCGGCCCCTCGGGCTGCGGCAAGTCCACGCTTTTGCGCATCCTCACCGGCATCAGCCAGTCTTCGGGAGGCGAAATCCGGCTGGGCGGCAAGCGTATCGATCAGGCGCCGCCGGAAGCGCGCGACATCGCCATGGTTTTTCAGTCCTATGCGCTTTTCCCACATATGTCGGTTGCCAAAAACCTTGGCTTCGGCCTGAAGATGAAGAAGGTCCCGAAGGACGAGCGCGCGCGCCGCATCGCCCATGCGCTTGAAATCTGTAATCTTGCCGGCCTGGTGGACCGCATGCCGCGGCAATTGTCCGGCGGGCAGCAGCAGCGCGTGGCGCTGGCGCGCGCCATTGTCATGCAGCCAAGCCTCTTGCTGTTCGACGAGCCGCTCTCGAACCTCGACGCCAAGCTTCGCGACACGCTGCGCCATGAACTGACTGAACTTCACCGCCGGATCGGCGCGACCAGCCTTTATGTGACACATGATCAGGCCGAGGCTATGGCGATGTCGGACCGGATCGTGGTGATGAATGCCGGCCGCGTCGTTGAAGTGGGAACACCGCTCGAACTTTACCGTGCGCCCAAACACGCCTTTACCGCCGGTTTTCTGGGTCAGACCAACCTTTTGCCGGTTTTGGCTGAGGGTAGGCAGGCGCAATTGCCCTGGGGGCAGTCCGTAACGCTGGATGCGACTGCTGCCGGCCCCGCACAGATTTCGGTTCGCCCGGAAAACATCCACATCAGCGCCGACGAGGCGGGCGCCGGCACGGTCTCTGCCGTTTCCTTCATGGGCGCCAATGCGCTCTATACGGTCGAAATCGGCGGCCACCAGATCAAGATCAGCCAGTCCGGTGCGGAAAATCTTATCGATGCGGGACGCAGGGTCGCCTTGCGTTTTCCCGGATCGGTGCATTTGCTCGATGACGGGCAGGCAGGGGAGGCGGCGTGA
- a CDS encoding ABC transporter substrate-binding protein encodes MLKLFSGVSALVLASIAGLSVAEAETRTITFLFTDDDQGYVQRMSELSKEFEAANPGVKINFVSSGYDAVSKQLPVQLAVGEGPDVAKITDWQLASYYLDMRPYMKDADGFAKLHGSSLAQLRLPGVNDPQSINGYMASQTLNLPFVNKTLFEQAGEPLPGPTAKLSDIVEASARVAKSTGVQIPFTMDRSGHRFSGGAFAYGATYVKDGKFSFPDDAAKKYISDIYSWTQNGSFPKEMWGAAGGSQYKNMGDEFVNGNVVTYLAGNWMVNPFQNKIGDSFEWTAINAPCGDAGCYAMPGGTAIVGFKRTKYPEDVAHFVEFLGSEKVQREIAENYVILTGAEIVDPQYKLKSENAKAAMKVFLDNKKNVPQAAREFEHAKGGTAMYQQIVQRMSQLIVGELTLDQTYKVLEDDVAKINEAVAVKK; translated from the coding sequence ATGCTGAAACTGTTTTCGGGCGTCAGCGCCCTCGTATTGGCCTCTATCGCCGGCCTTTCGGTCGCAGAGGCCGAGACAAGAACGATCACGTTCCTTTTTACGGATGACGACCAGGGTTATGTGCAGCGCATGTCTGAACTCAGCAAGGAGTTCGAGGCGGCCAATCCGGGCGTGAAGATCAACTTCGTGTCTTCCGGTTATGATGCCGTTTCCAAGCAGCTGCCGGTACAGCTAGCGGTGGGCGAGGGGCCGGATGTTGCCAAGATCACCGACTGGCAGCTCGCTTCCTACTATCTCGACATGCGCCCCTACATGAAGGATGCGGATGGCTTTGCCAAACTGCACGGTTCGAGCCTTGCCCAGCTTCGTTTGCCTGGTGTCAACGATCCGCAGTCGATCAACGGTTACATGGCCTCGCAGACGCTGAACCTGCCCTTCGTCAACAAGACGCTGTTCGAGCAGGCGGGTGAACCCTTGCCCGGCCCGACCGCGAAATTGAGCGACATTGTCGAGGCGTCCGCGCGCGTTGCCAAGTCGACCGGCGTGCAGATTCCCTTCACCATGGACCGCTCCGGCCACCGCTTCTCCGGCGGCGCCTTCGCTTATGGTGCGACCTATGTGAAGGACGGCAAGTTCAGCTTCCCCGACGACGCGGCGAAAAAATACATCTCCGACATCTACTCATGGACGCAGAACGGCAGCTTCCCAAAGGAAATGTGGGGTGCTGCGGGTGGCTCGCAATACAAGAACATGGGCGATGAATTCGTCAACGGCAATGTCGTGACCTATCTGGCCGGCAACTGGATGGTCAATCCGTTCCAGAACAAGATCGGTGACAGCTTCGAATGGACCGCGATCAACGCCCCCTGCGGCGATGCCGGTTGCTATGCCATGCCCGGCGGCACGGCGATTGTCGGCTTCAAGCGCACCAAATATCCCGAAGATGTCGCCCATTTCGTCGAATTTCTCGGCTCTGAAAAGGTGCAGCGGGAAATCGCCGAAAATTACGTGATCCTGACGGGCGCCGAAATCGTCGATCCGCAATACAAGCTGAAGAGCGAAAACGCCAAGGCGGCGATGAAGGTCTTTCTGGACAACAAGAAGAATGTGCCGCAGGCCGCCCGCGAATTCGAGCACGCCAAGGGTGGCACTGCCATGTATCAGCAGATCGTCCAGCGCATGAGCCAGCTCATCGTTGGCGAACTGACGCTCGACCAGACCTACAAGGTCTTGGAAGACGATGTCGCCAAGATCAATGAGGCCGTTGCGGTCAAGAAATGA